In Chitinophagaceae bacterium, the DNA window ATTAAGAGTGACTCAGGATCAGTTATGAATCATTTGGTGGATGGCTTTGCTTCCAATGTGAACAATGAAATTGCAGGTACAACAGGCGCAGGCAGTTATGTATATCCGGTTGCGATTCAGCCTGGAGAAAAAATAGGAAGTGATCTCGAATGGCATGCCTATGGATCTTTATTCTGGGTATTTGGCCAGCATTATACTTCAGGTGCGGGTACTCCACTTCAGTTGGGTAACTGGTTGGGAGAAACAGAAAGATTTACCGGTCTTCGATTAGGAATCGATGGCCATCAATATTATGGTTGGTTGCGGATGGATGTAGACAGTTTTGCAAATCAGTTTACAATTAAAGATTATGCCTATCAGGCAATCCCTGATTCTTCCATTATTGCAGGAGATACCGATGTTATAATCAGTGGTGTACCTCAAGCTGTGATTGACAATCGCATTAGTATTATTGCTTTCGAAAAAAATGTAATCATTACATCAACTGCCTCTGGCAACAATGACCTCGAGATTACGGTGGTTAATATGCTTGGTGGAATTGTGCAGCGAATAAAGACAAAAGAAAACCAGGTACATCTTGCGTTGACAGGACTTCCTGATGGCATTTACCTGGTAACAGCGCAAGGAGCAGGAATGAGGTTGACCAAAAAGATTTCGATCAAATAATTAGTACCTCCATAGTTCGATAAGTGAAGAAGAGTGGCACATCGCCGCTCTTTTTTTATTGATGGAAACTGTTCCTTTGATTTCAGTCATCATGCCTGTTTTATTTATTGAGTTAAAGTAAATTAATTTTGTCAGATCAATTTGTAAAAATTCCATCGGATAGGGATTCCCACATAGCTTTCGCAACTGATCCGATGGATGGATCGTGCACTTTTCAAGGCTCTGCTTTTATACTACTGTTGTGTTAAGTTTGAATTGACACTAACTTTGGCAGGGTTTGCAACATTTAATAGCAATGATGATACGCTATATGATCCCTGCCAAAGTTTACTTACAGGGCACAACTAACCACTTGCTTTATTTGGATTCACCTTTGATCATCGTTATTACCCACAAAAAAGCGGGGCACCTTTTCAGGCGCCCCGCAGAACTGAATTAAAAATTAACTATTGGCTTATTTGGTAATCACGAGTTGGTGCGACAAAACATCTTTGCCATCATAAATATTTACATAATAAATCCCGCTGTTCATTTTCTGTAAATCAATTGTGCGGGTAAAGGTACCATCTACTGTAATGTTATCCATGCGGTCAACCATTTGGCCGAGAGAATTTACGAGTGTGATGTTAATGATTTTTGATGTACCTGAAGTGATTTCAATACTTACATTGTCCTTTGCAGGATTCGGATAGATGTTAACTCCTTTAATTGCGAGTTCTTCTGCCTCCATTCCCAAACGCAAGGAGGTAGTAAATGTCTGAATAGCTGTGTAAGCAGAATTGTTTCCTCCGCCGCATTCACTTCTTACACGGAAATCGTAGGAAGTATTAGCGAGCAGACCACTGATAGTAGCATTGGTTGCAGCGGTATTTACACTTGTCCAGGTAATGGTTGTTGTTTTGCGATACTGCAAATTGTAAGTAGGCGCATTGCATGTTCCGGTCCAACTGATTTTTGCTGTGGAAGAAGTAATGTTTCCGGCAGTTGCATTAAGAGGTTGTGCGCAACCGTTCGTAGTATTGTCTGTTTTATTAACATATGAACTTTTTGTTCCACCCGGACAAAGAGTAGCAACAGATAAATCATACGAAGTGTTAGGTATTAAACCGGTAAATTTATAAGTGAGTGCTGTAATGGTTCCGGAAATATTGGTCCATGTTGTTGTACCCGTTAATCTATAGCGCAATTTGTAGCCGGAAGCAACGCTTACCGCATTCCAGCTTAACTCCATGGAGCAGGCTGTTTTATTGTTTATTGTTACACCGGTTGGTTTGGGAATATTGGCACTTGCTACTACATAAGATGCGGATTTGCTACAGGAACCTGAACTAACGGTTACTGTATAAGTAGCAGGAGCAAGTCCGGAAATGTCCTGAGTGGTAGCACCATTCGACCATAAGTATGCGAAAGGAGCAACACCACCGGATACAGAAAGATCAACAGCACCTGTAGACGGACAACTTGATTTTGTAATTACTGAAGTAAGCGTGGGTGCAAGATTAATGGCTCCGCTGTAGGTAGTATTGTTAGGATCGAAGTTGGCCCATATTTTTGTCCAGTCAGTAGCACCAAAGGCACCTACAAAACTTCCTGATGTAAAGAAAGGATCTGTCAGGCGCGCATTGGAAAAACTTGCTCCGGACAATGCAGGTGATCCTGATTGTGGAAGAAAATTAGGATTGGTCAGGTTAAACGCGTCTACAAGATTGATGCTGCTGTTATTTACATAAGTAGCGTTTCCACCCTGTGATGTAAAATAACTGTTGATGTCAAAAGTGCTTCCGGCATTTACTGCAAGATTGGTTGTGTTTCCTGCTAAGTAATTATTTTGAAACTGAAGTGTGTTGGCAGATGCATTTGCTTCTGTTGATGTTCCATCAATCAACAAACCAACCGGCCAGCCCATGATGAGCGAATTATAAACGGAGCAGGAAGAATTCCTTCTTACATGTTCACCACGTTTGAAGTTGGCATTAAACGTTGAAGCAAGTGTTGCAAGCGGTCCGAGAATTGTCATGTTTGAAAAAACAGGTAATGTGCCGGGTGTATTAGTGGTTCCCGTAGCGTCATTGTCTGATTCAAAACCATTAGAACCCGAAACGTCAGCTACATTTGGATCGCGCAGTGTAACACCGTACTGAATTTTACCACGGAATCCATTGTCAGTATCGAAGTCATCATCCAATGCACGAATGGCGATCAGGTGTTTGCAATTTACTGTACCACCAAACCATTCATAGGAATCATCGCCTGAATAACTTACCTGCACGTAATCAACAGTAGTACCTGCGCCTACGCCGCCCATTGTCAACCCGTTGATTTCATTGTTCGGTTGAAAAGCAATTCCTGGAAATTCGATCCGCACATAACGGAGAATTCCTGAGTTGTCATTATCATCAGGAGTTAAACCGCCACCATAAGTAGCATTGCCATCTCCATCATCAACACCACCTTCAATAATGGCTTCGCCGCCGGGTTGGTTGATAGATGCTTTTCCTAAAATAATAATGCCGCCCCAATCTCCATAGGTGCGTGATCCAACAGGTTGCTCAGAAGTGAAAACAATTGGCTGGCAAGGCAAACCATCTGCAATCAGTTTTGCACCTCTTGTAATAATGAGTGTGCCTTTGGTGGATTTCTCACCAAGGATTAATGTACCAGGCTGAATGGTAAGTGTAGCGTTGTTATTTACATACACAAAACCACTTAACCTATAAGTGTTGTTGCTTGTCCACGTTTGATTGGTGGTAATGTACCCGGAAACGGTGATGATTGAACCGAATGCCTGAGTTAATCCTACAAGCAGGATTGCCGCGAATGTTAAAAGTTTCTTCATGTGAAAATGTTTTTTGGTTATGCCCGCAAAAGTATCTGCAGCTTGTTATCACATCGTGTGTCCAACATTACTATTGAATGATGATAAGCTTACGGGATTGTGATGCAGACATTAAGCGAAAATGAAGGATACATTAACGGAATATTATGTCGATTAAAGAATCCGTAATGTGATTGATAGGATGCGGAAATTTTATTTTTTTCTTGCAGTAGTAAAATACACCAGTTCTTCCAACGATCTTCTGGAAGGAGAATCAGGAAAGGAAGTGAGCAGTTGCAAAGCATCTTCTTTATAGGTATTCATTTTTGACATGGCATATTCAATTCCGCCTGATTGCAATACCATGTCGATAATTTCATTCACCTTTTCTTTATTGTCGTGATAATTCTTGATGGTGTTGATCACTTTTCTTCTGTCAGCGCTTGTTGCATGATTCAACAAATAAATTACAGGCAGCGTCATTTTTTTTTCTTTGATGTCAATACCTTTTGGTTTGCCGGTATCTTCGGTGCTATAGTCCAGCAAATCGTCTTTGATCTGAAAAGCGATCCCGATTTTCTCTCCGAATAATTTCATCTTCGAAACTTCCTCCGTAGAAACACCGGAAGATGCAGCGCCACAAGCGCATGCAGATGAAATCAACGTGGCGGTTTTCTGCCGGATAATTTCGAAATATACTTCCTCGCTGATATTGAGCTTACGTGTTTTTTCAATCTGCAATAATTCGCCTTCACTCATTTCCCGCACAGCATCAGACACGAGTTCCAACATGCCGAAATCTTTGTTGGAGATAGAAAGCAGCAA includes these proteins:
- a CDS encoding fibronectin type III domain-containing protein, producing the protein MKKLLTFAAILLVGLTQAFGSIITVSGYITTNQTWTSNNTYRLSGFVYVNNNATLTIQPGTLILGEKSTKGTLIITRGAKLIADGLPCQPIVFTSEQPVGSRTYGDWGGIIILGKASINQPGGEAIIEGGVDDGDGNATYGGGLTPDDNDNSGILRYVRIEFPGIAFQPNNEINGLTMGGVGAGTTVDYVQVSYSGDDSYEWFGGTVNCKHLIAIRALDDDFDTDNGFRGKIQYGVTLRDPNVADVSGSNGFESDNDATGTTNTPGTLPVFSNMTILGPLATLASTFNANFKRGEHVRRNSSCSVYNSLIMGWPVGLLIDGTSTEANASANTLQFQNNYLAGNTTNLAVNAGSTFDINSYFTSQGGNATYVNNSSINLVDAFNLTNPNFLPQSGSPALSGASFSNARLTDPFFTSGSFVGAFGATDWTKIWANFDPNNTTYSGAINLAPTLTSVITKSSCPSTGAVDLSVSGGVAPFAYLWSNGATTQDISGLAPATYTVTVSSGSCSKSASYVVASANIPKPTGVTINNKTACSMELSWNAVSVASGYKLRYRLTGTTTWTNISGTITALTYKFTGLIPNTSYDLSVATLCPGGTKSSYVNKTDNTTNGCAQPLNATAGNITSSTAKISWTGTCNAPTYNLQYRKTTTITWTSVNTAATNATISGLLANTSYDFRVRSECGGGNNSAYTAIQTFTTSLRLGMEAEELAIKGVNIYPNPAKDNVSIEITSGTSKIINITLVNSLGQMVDRMDNITVDGTFTRTIDLQKMNSGIYYVNIYDGKDVLSHQLVITK
- a CDS encoding polyprenyl synthetase family protein → MSTTLDHIKAPIAKELELFEQKFRDSMKSNTPLLDAITRYIVKSKGKQVRPMFVFLSAKMFGEITEKTYRAAALIELLHTATLVHDDVVDDSYERRGFFSINALWKNKIAVLVGDYLLSKGLLLSISNKDFGMLELVSDAVREMSEGELLQIEKTRKLNISEEVYFEIIRQKTATLISSACACGAASSGVSTEEVSKMKLFGEKIGIAFQIKDDLLDYSTEDTGKPKGIDIKEKKMTLPVIYLLNHATSADRRKVINTIKNYHDNKEKVNEIIDMVLQSGGIEYAMSKMNTYKEDALQLLTSFPDSPSRRSLEELVYFTTARKK
- a CDS encoding T9SS type A sorting domain-containing protein; translation: MKKNTPHLQSKLKAYSVMAGSMLTVSQLADAQIIHHQINDTTFTDSQTGLSFDLNNDGITDYTFFLIKSDSGSVMNHLVDGFASNVNNEIAGTTGAGSYVYPVAIQPGEKIGSDLEWHAYGSLFWVFGQHYTSGAGTPLQLGNWLGETERFTGLRLGIDGHQYYGWLRMDVDSFANQFTIKDYAYQAIPDSSIIAGDTDVIISGVPQAVIDNRISIIAFEKNVIITSTASGNNDLEITVVNMLGGIVQRIKTKENQVHLALTGLPDGIYLVTAQGAGMRLTKKISIK